Below is a genomic region from Fusarium oxysporum Fo47 chromosome VIII, complete sequence.
TCACGTAGGTACGGTAGTCGTGCATATGTCAAATAGATGGGTGACAGTCACCTCCTACGACCCAACCATCACAACCGCGTCGACGCAGACTATGTCACCAGTCTCCCCAGGCCAAACAGGTACCGTCCTGGTATACCAGCAAGATCCATGGTTCACAGTTACTTCCTATGGAAGTGTCACGGCGGCATCGACAACCACCATATATCCAACTGCCCCAGGCGCAACAGGCAATGTTTTTATCTATAGGCCACAACAATGGAAAGTCGTCACCTCTTACGACCCAGCGGTCACAGCCGCATCTACAACCACCATATCACCATCTCCTGAAGCAGAGACAGTCACTGTTATGGTATATAAGCCTTATCAGTGGGCGACCGTCACGTCTTATGGGGAATTTGCcgctgcatctgcatctaCCATATCTCCAACTGCTCCAGATGCAACGGGCACTGTTATTGTGTATCAGCCGTATCAGTGGGTGACCATGACTTCTTTTGGAGAATTTACCGCTGCGTCTACAACTACAATGTCTCCTACCATGCCAGGTCAAACAGGTACCGTGGTGCTCTTCAATTCGCAGCCATATTCGACCTTTACTTCATACGGAGCCGTCTCGACCGCTGCCACATACACCTCGCCTCCCCCTGCTCCTGGCCAGACAGGTATTGTTATGGTTTTAATGCAACAACCATATACGACCATCACTTCATACGGAGGCGTGACGGCTGAATCTACAACCACCATAGAGCCATCTAGTCCGGGCCAAACGGGCACTGTCGTGATCTTTGATCCACAGATGTACGTGACTACCACCAAATATGGAAGGGTCACAGCTGCTACTACAACAACTGAAAGCGGTCTCGGACCTAACCCAACTCTCACCGTCGTGGTTGATCTTCCTCAGCCTTACACTACAGTCACAAGCTATGGCTCTTTCGCCGCAGCCACCACTGTGACATATCCAGCGTCTGTTGCAGGGGAGGTCGGCACCGTAGAAGTCGATCTTCCGCAACCTTATACAACGGTCACCAGCTATAGAGATGATCTGGTCGCACCTGTGACTACAACACACTTAGTCGCTGTGCCAGGACAGGTTGGTACTGTCGAGGTTGATTTACCTCAGCCTTACACCACAGTCACAAGCTATGGCTCTTTCACCACAGCCACCACCCTGACATATCCACCCTCGGTTGCAGGGCAGGTCGGCACTGTAGAAGTTGATCTTCCACTGCCTTTTACAACCGTCACCAACTACAGAGATAGTCTGACTGCAGCTGTGACTACAACATACCCATTTGATGTGCAAGCAAAGTTTGCTACTGTCGAGGTTGATCTACCTCAGCCCTACACGACAGTAACAAGCTACATACCAGGCCTGACAGGCCCGGCATCTACAACCTTGCCAGCAGCTAATCCGGGCGATGTGATGACTGTAGTCCTTAACCTTCCCCAGCCGTATACAACTATCACGACCTATGTTGACGGTCTGACCGCACCTCTGACTACGACAAACCAACCTGCTAATCCTGGGGATCCAGCcactgttgttgttgaaagCCCTCAAGCATATGCAACTGTTACGACTTATGTCGATAGTCTGACTGCACCTGTAACTACAACAAACCGACCTGCTAATCCTGGGGATCCTGCCACCGTTATTATTGAGAGCCCTAAGGCATATACAACTATCACGACCTATGTTGACGGTCTGACTGCACCTCTGACTACGACAAACCAACCGGCCAATCCCGGGGATCCTGCTACTGTTGTAGTTGAGAGTCCCCAGCTATACACAACTGTGACTAGTTATGGCGCTTGGTCTGCACCTCTTACTACAACGTTATCACCTACTGGGCCTGGAGGCTTGGCTACCGTTGTTGTGGAGAGTCCTCAGCTGTACACTACTGTCACTACCTATGTCAATAGTCTGACTACACCTCTGACTACGACAAACCAGCCTGCTAATCCTGGGGATCCTGCTACTGTTGTTGTAGAGAGTCCTCAGCTGTACACAACTGTAACTAGTTATGGCTCCTTCACTGCGCCTGCAACTACTACTTTGGCTCCAGGCTCTCAAGGCGGCGTTGCCAGTGTCGTAGTAGAATTGCCCCAGCCCTATACAACCGTCACAAGCTGGGGttccttctcagcagtaAGAACTACTACAATGGCACCAGCATCCCAAGGCGGTGTAGGCACTGTCATTCTTCAGGAGCCCCAGCCCTATACAACTGTCACAAGCTGGGGTTCCTACTCAACAGTTAGTACGACTACCTTCTCACCAGCCTCTCCGGGCGGTACTGCAACTGTTGTTGTTCAACAACCCCAGCCCTATACGACGGTCACGAGCTGGGGgtccttctcaacatctggTACTACTACCTTATCGCCAACTTCTCCTGGTGGCACTGCTACAGTGGTTATGCAAAAGCCCCAACCATACACCACTGTAACTACCTATGCCACTGTCTCAAGCGTCAGCACATCTACTGGGACTCCGGCTTCCGCTGGGCAGACTGCTACCGTGGTGGTCGTCGCTCCCGCAGTTGGTACAAAGGTTGCAGATCAAACATGTAACAACGCTGGTCTGGAATACGCTATCTATACCAACCCGTACACCAACGGTGATCCGCCTAAATATTCCGCCCTCGACGTATCACATTTCGCAACAACTGCACCGACTTATAATGGTGTCACGCGGTCGATTGGTATTACAGAACCAGGAGGTGTAAAAGCAGGAAACTCAGGCCCTGCCCAGGTTATTTACCCTGGCTCACCAAGCCAGACATGGCAGTATAAAGCTGTCAACCATCGGGCATTCTTATATGCGCCTATCAATGGTACTTACTCTGTTGTTGTCCCATACTCGGATGAGGTAACACTGGTCTGGTTTGGTAACAAAGCTTTGTCAACATGGACACGTGCCAATGCAGATCTCCAGCAAAACTACTCATCAGGGCCTTCCAGCTCTATGACTTTCAAGATCCAGCTGACAGCGGGTACTTACACGCCGTTCCGGGTTTTCTGGGCTAATGCCCAGGGAGACTATTCTATGATAATTACTGTTACAGCTCCGGACGGTACTGTCATAGTTGATGGCTCTGGGTCATCAAGCCAATACTTTGTTAGATTTGCTTGTGATTCTAGTACACCTTCTTATCCTGCATTTGGAAGTGGCGGTTAATCCTATCACTCTCTTACTTTCGctcttattatcttttttttattattgTCTTGAATAAGTAGTTAAATAAAAATTATTTTGAAAGTTATTTGCCTGATAAAAACCTCTTAATGTATTAAGTAATTACTCTTTTGAGTTACCTTTTTGtttcctcctcaacctctaTAAGAGCCATTGGGGATTGATTTTAGGGCCTGAGCGGGGAATGAACGGCGGAGTCCTTACCGAGAATGATAATTGGACAATCAGTTGCGCCGAAGGCTTTATTATAGAGATTTGGGAATCACACACTGGGAATTACACACTGGGAAGGAAGCTCGGAATTCAGATGGGGTAGAGTCAGACGACTACTATAAAAATTGGTCTCAGAGATAACACCCCGAGCATCGCAACGCTTTTAAATCCCTCTCGTATCTTTGGATCTCATAGatctttcctttcttccaAG
It encodes:
- a CDS encoding GLEYA domain-containing protein; translation: MPGQTGTVVLFNSQPYSTFTSYGAVSTAATYTSPPPAPGQTGIVMVLMQQPYTTITSYGGVTAESTTTIEPSSPGQTGTPYTTVTSWGSFSTSGTTTLSPTSPGGTATVVMQKPQPYTTVTTYATVSSVSTSTGTPASAGQTATVVVVAPAVGTKVADQTCNNAGLEYAIYTNPYTNGDPPKYSALDVSHFATTAPTYNGVTRSIGITEPGGVKAGNSGPAQVIYPGSPSQTWQYKAVNHRAFLYAPINGTYSVVVPYSDEVTLVWFGNKALSTWTRANADLQQNYSSGPSSSMTFKIQLTAGTYTPFRVFWANAQGDYSMIITVTAPDGTVIVDGSGSSSQYFVRFACDSSTPSYPAFGSGG